A genomic segment from Klebsiella africana encodes:
- a CDS encoding AraC family transcriptional regulator, whose amino-acid sequence MNDIKASPAYVGRFQRVCRYIARHLDEPLSLETLSAIAHSSPYHFHRQFSAYTGIPLYRYIQWLRLRRACWRLAFNPRDKVIDIALDAGFQNAESFSRAFRTAFDQSPTQFRQQPDWAEWHRRVPKHTLQEQTSMDVNILSFPTTRIAVLQHRGSPDLVNATAARFIAWRKTSGLSPVATSDTWGIAWDDPQTTPQEAFRFDICGTVAGPVGENAFGVINGEIPSGRCAVVRHHGSLDTLANSVWFLYRDWLPASGETLRDFPVYFRYLNFVHEVAEHELQTDIYLPLA is encoded by the coding sequence ATGAACGATATTAAGGCCAGCCCGGCGTATGTCGGGCGCTTCCAGCGCGTCTGTAGGTACATTGCGCGCCATCTTGATGAGCCGCTGTCGCTGGAGACGCTGAGCGCGATAGCGCACAGTTCGCCTTACCATTTTCACCGGCAATTTAGCGCTTATACCGGCATTCCATTGTACCGGTATATTCAGTGGTTGCGTCTGCGACGCGCCTGTTGGCGCCTGGCGTTTAACCCCCGCGATAAAGTCATCGATATTGCCCTTGATGCCGGCTTTCAGAATGCGGAGTCGTTCAGTCGTGCCTTCCGTACCGCGTTTGACCAAAGCCCGACCCAATTCCGTCAACAACCGGACTGGGCCGAGTGGCATCGACGCGTACCGAAACATACGCTACAGGAGCAAACGTCGATGGACGTCAACATTCTTTCGTTCCCCACCACCCGGATAGCCGTACTGCAACATCGCGGCAGCCCGGACCTTGTCAACGCCACCGCCGCGCGTTTTATCGCCTGGCGTAAGACGAGCGGATTATCGCCCGTCGCCACCAGCGATACCTGGGGGATCGCCTGGGACGATCCGCAGACTACCCCGCAGGAGGCATTTCGTTTTGATATCTGCGGTACGGTCGCTGGGCCGGTCGGTGAAAACGCCTTTGGCGTGATTAACGGCGAAATCCCCAGCGGACGCTGCGCCGTCGTGCGCCATCACGGCTCGCTGGACACGCTGGCGAACAGCGTTTGGTTTCTCTATCGCGACTGGTTACCCGCTTCAGGCGAGACGTTACGGGATTTTCCGGTGTACTTCCGTTACCTCAATTTTGTCCATGAGGTGGCTGAGCATGAACTGCAAACCGATATTTATCTGCCGCTGGCCTGA
- a CDS encoding YgiW/YdeI family stress tolerance OB fold protein yields MKKIAAMTAIIALVSMPVLAAGQGGFTGPSTTTTTQAGGFTGPSGAVTTVANAKSLRDDTWVTLRGKIVERISDDLYKFQDASGVINVDIDHKRWNGVTVGPQDTVEIQGEVDKDWNSVEIDVKQIRKIAP; encoded by the coding sequence ATGAAAAAAATTGCTGCGATGACCGCGATTATTGCTTTGGTTTCCATGCCGGTACTGGCCGCCGGGCAGGGGGGATTCACCGGACCGTCTACTACCACTACCACCCAGGCCGGCGGCTTCACCGGGCCGAGCGGCGCGGTGACCACCGTGGCAAACGCCAAGTCGCTGCGTGATGACACCTGGGTGACCCTGCGCGGTAAAATCGTCGAGCGCATCTCTGATGACCTTTATAAATTCCAGGATGCTTCCGGGGTGATCAATGTCGATATCGACCACAAGCGCTGGAACGGCGTGACCGTTGGCCCGCAGGACACAGTAGAAATTCAGGGGGAAGTCGATAAGGACTGGAACTCGGTAGAAATCGACGTTAAACAGATCCGTAAAATCGCGCCATAA
- the parC gene encoding DNA topoisomerase IV subunit A: MSDMAERLALHEFTENAYLNYSMYVIMDRALPFIGDGLKPVQRRIVYAMSELGLNASAKFKKSARTVGDVLGKYHPHGDSACYEAMVLMAQPFSYRYPLVDGQGNWGAPDDPKSFAAMRYTESRLSKYAELLLSELGQGTVDWVPNFDGTLQEPKMLPARLPNILLNGTTGIAVGMATDIPPHNLREVAKAAITLIEQPKTTLDELLDIVQGPDFPTEAEIITSRAEIRKIYQNGRGSVRMRAVWSKEDGAVVISALPHQVSGAKVLEQIAAQMRNKKLPMVDDLRDESDHENPTRLVIVPRSNRVDMEQVMNHLFATTDLEKSYRINLNMIGLDGRPAVKNLLEILSEWLVFRRDTVRRRLNHRLEKVLKRLHILEGLLVAFLNIDEVIEIIRTEDEPKPALMSRFGISETQAEAILELKLRHLAKLEEMKIRGEQSELEKERDQLQAILASERKMNNLLKKELQADADAFGDDRRSPLHEREEAKAMSEHDMLPSEPVTIVLSQMGWVRSAKGHDIDAQGLSYKAGDSWKASAKGKSNQPVVFIDTTGRSYAIDPITLPSARGQGEPLTGKLTLPPGATVEHMLMEGDDQKLLMASDAGYGFVCTFNDLVARNRAGKALITLPDNAHVMPPLVIEDESDMLLAITAAGRMLMFPVSDLPQLSKGKGNKIINIPAAEAAAGQDGLAHLFVLPPQSTLTIHVGKRKIKLRPEELQKVTGERGRRGSLMRGLQKIDRVEIDSPRRAAAGDSEE; this comes from the coding sequence ATGAGCGATATGGCAGAGCGCCTTGCGCTGCATGAATTTACGGAAAATGCTTACCTGAACTACTCCATGTACGTGATCATGGACAGGGCATTACCGTTTATTGGCGATGGCTTAAAACCGGTCCAGCGTCGCATCGTCTATGCGATGTCCGAGCTGGGGCTGAATGCCAGCGCCAAATTCAAAAAGTCCGCCCGCACCGTCGGCGACGTACTGGGTAAATATCACCCGCACGGCGACAGCGCCTGCTATGAAGCGATGGTGCTGATGGCGCAGCCGTTCTCTTACCGCTACCCGCTGGTAGACGGCCAGGGGAACTGGGGGGCGCCGGACGATCCGAAATCCTTCGCGGCGATGCGTTACACCGAGTCCCGCCTGTCGAAATACGCCGAACTGCTGCTCAGCGAACTGGGGCAGGGCACCGTCGATTGGGTACCAAACTTTGACGGTACGCTGCAGGAGCCGAAAATGCTGCCTGCGCGCCTGCCGAACATCCTGCTGAACGGCACCACTGGCATCGCGGTGGGCATGGCGACCGATATTCCGCCGCACAACCTGCGTGAAGTGGCGAAAGCGGCGATTACGCTGATTGAGCAGCCGAAAACGACCCTCGACGAACTGCTGGATATCGTTCAGGGGCCGGATTTCCCGACCGAGGCGGAGATCATCACCTCGCGGGCGGAAATTCGCAAAATCTACCAGAACGGACGCGGCTCAGTGCGCATGCGCGCGGTGTGGAGTAAAGAGGACGGCGCGGTGGTGATCAGCGCGCTGCCGCATCAGGTCTCCGGCGCCAAAGTGCTGGAGCAGATTGCGGCACAGATGCGCAATAAAAAGCTGCCGATGGTTGACGATCTGCGCGACGAATCGGACCACGAAAACCCGACCCGTCTGGTGATTGTCCCGCGCTCCAACCGGGTGGATATGGAACAGGTGATGAACCACCTGTTCGCCACCACCGATCTGGAGAAGAGCTACCGCATCAACCTCAATATGATTGGCCTCGACGGACGCCCGGCGGTGAAAAACCTGCTGGAGATCCTCAGCGAGTGGCTGGTGTTCCGTCGCGATACCGTGCGTCGCCGTCTGAATCATCGGTTAGAGAAAGTGCTGAAGCGCCTGCATATCCTTGAAGGTTTGCTGGTGGCGTTTCTCAATATCGATGAAGTGATTGAGATCATCCGCACCGAAGATGAACCGAAGCCAGCCCTGATGTCGCGTTTTGGCATCAGCGAAACCCAGGCGGAAGCGATTCTCGAATTAAAGCTGCGCCACCTCGCCAAACTGGAAGAGATGAAGATCCGCGGCGAGCAGAGCGAGCTGGAAAAAGAGCGCGACCAGCTGCAGGCGATTCTGGCGTCTGAACGTAAGATGAACAACCTGCTGAAAAAAGAGCTGCAGGCCGATGCCGATGCCTTCGGCGACGACCGTCGCTCGCCGCTTCACGAGCGTGAAGAAGCGAAAGCGATGAGCGAGCATGACATGCTGCCGTCTGAGCCGGTGACTATCGTCCTGTCGCAGATGGGCTGGGTGCGCAGTGCCAAAGGGCACGACATTGACGCCCAGGGCTTGAGCTATAAGGCGGGCGACAGCTGGAAAGCCTCGGCGAAGGGCAAGAGCAACCAGCCGGTGGTGTTTATCGATACCACCGGGCGCAGTTATGCCATCGATCCGATTACCCTGCCTTCTGCGCGTGGCCAGGGAGAGCCGCTGACCGGTAAGCTGACGCTGCCGCCGGGCGCGACTGTGGAACATATGCTGATGGAAGGCGACGATCAGAAACTGCTGATGGCCTCCGACGCCGGCTACGGTTTTGTCTGCACCTTCAACGATCTGGTGGCGCGCAACCGTGCCGGTAAAGCGCTGATCACCCTGCCTGACAACGCCCACGTGATGCCGCCGTTGGTGATTGAGGATGAGTCCGATATGCTGCTGGCCATCACCGCCGCCGGGCGGATGCTGATGTTCCCGGTTAGCGATCTGCCGCAGCTGTCGAAGGGCAAGGGCAACAAAATCATCAACATTCCTGCGGCGGAAGCCGCCGCCGGCCAGGACGGTCTGGCACATCTGTTTGTCCTGCCGCCGCAGAGTACGCTGACCATTCACGTCGGTAAACGGAAGATCAAACTGCGTCCGGAAGAGCTGCAAAAAGTCACCGGCGAGCGCGGCCGCCGCGGTTCGCTGATGCGCGGGCTGCAGAAGATTGACCGTGTGGAAATTGACTCGCCGCGCCGCGCCGCGGCAGGCGATAGCGAAGAGTAA
- the qseC gene encoding quorum sensing histidine kinase QseC: MKRLVRLSLRLRLTLLFAVLTAAAWGVASVIAWQQTSKKLDKLFDTQQLLFARRLSAMHFDELRAPPSLGEKKKVRHGHIDDDALAFAIFTRDGNMVLNDGENGEDIQWNSQREGFSNGYLRDDDDEWRFLWLTTADGRHRIAVGQEWDYRREMAMDIVTSQLTPWMIALPLMFVLLIVLLSRELAPLKNLARTLRLRAPDSAESLSVEKIPSEVRPLVEALNQLFQRTHDAMLRERRFTSDAAHELRSPLAALKVQTEVAQLSMDDAEGREKALAQLHQGIDRATRLVDQLLTLSRLDSFAQLDDVQKIALDDLLQSAVMEMYHPAQQSGIELRLHLNASNIVRTGQPLLLSLLVRNLLDNAVRYSPRGSQVDITLNAREFRVRDNGAGISPQALSRIGERFYRPPGQEAPGSGLGLSIVRRIASLHGMQVVFANARDGGFEARVYW, encoded by the coding sequence ATGAAACGACTTGTCCGCCTGAGCCTGCGCCTGCGCCTGACGCTGCTTTTTGCTGTGCTCACCGCGGCCGCCTGGGGAGTGGCCAGCGTGATCGCCTGGCAGCAAACCAGCAAAAAACTGGATAAGCTGTTTGATACCCAGCAGTTGCTGTTCGCCCGCCGCCTGAGCGCCATGCATTTCGATGAACTTCGCGCCCCACCCTCGCTCGGAGAAAAGAAAAAAGTACGCCACGGTCACATCGACGACGACGCGCTGGCGTTCGCCATCTTCACCCGCGACGGCAACATGGTGCTTAACGACGGTGAGAACGGAGAAGATATTCAGTGGAATTCGCAGCGCGAGGGGTTCAGCAATGGCTATCTGCGTGACGACGATGACGAGTGGCGTTTCCTGTGGTTAACCACCGCCGATGGCCGCCACCGCATCGCCGTCGGTCAGGAGTGGGATTACCGGCGCGAAATGGCAATGGATATCGTGACCTCGCAGCTGACCCCGTGGATGATCGCTCTGCCGCTGATGTTCGTACTACTTATCGTGTTATTAAGCCGCGAACTGGCGCCGTTGAAAAATCTGGCGCGTACGCTGCGCCTGCGCGCACCAGACTCAGCGGAATCGCTCAGTGTGGAGAAGATCCCCTCCGAAGTCCGCCCGCTGGTCGAGGCTCTGAACCAGCTGTTCCAGCGCACCCATGACGCCATGCTGCGCGAGCGTCGCTTTACCTCGGATGCCGCCCATGAGTTACGCAGCCCGCTGGCAGCGCTGAAGGTACAGACTGAAGTCGCCCAGCTCTCTATGGACGATGCAGAAGGGCGTGAGAAAGCGCTGGCCCAGCTTCACCAGGGGATCGATCGCGCCACCCGGCTGGTGGATCAACTGCTGACGCTGTCGCGGCTGGATTCGTTCGCCCAGCTGGACGACGTGCAGAAGATCGCGCTTGATGACCTGTTACAGTCAGCGGTGATGGAAATGTACCACCCGGCACAGCAATCCGGCATTGAGCTACGCCTGCATCTCAATGCCAGCAATATCGTCCGCACCGGCCAGCCGCTGCTGCTCAGTCTGCTGGTGCGCAACCTGCTGGATAACGCGGTGCGCTATAGCCCGCGCGGCAGTCAAGTCGATATCACGCTCAACGCCCGCGAGTTCCGGGTGCGCGATAACGGCGCAGGCATTAGCCCGCAGGCGCTCTCACGCATTGGCGAGCGTTTTTATCGCCCGCCGGGGCAGGAGGCGCCGGGCAGCGGCCTGGGCTTGTCGATCGTCCGGCGCATCGCCTCGCTGCACGGCATGCAGGTTGTTTTCGCCAACGCGCGCGACGGCGGCTTCGAAGCCCGCGTGTACTGGTAG
- the qseB gene encoding quorum sensing response regulator transcription factor QseB: MRILLVEDDKLIGDGIKVGLSKMGFSIDWFTAGLEGKNALYSAPYDAAILDLTLPGIDGLDILREWRDKGRHEPVLILTARDALNQRVEGLRLGADDYLCKPFALIEVAARLEALIRRAHGQSSSELRHGKVSLDPNRLTASLDGESLVLKPKEFALLELLLRNAGRVLPRKLIEEKLYTWDDEVSSNAVEVHVHHLRRKLGSDFIRTVHGIGYTLGDA; this comes from the coding sequence ATGCGCATATTACTGGTGGAAGATGACAAGCTTATCGGCGACGGCATCAAGGTCGGGCTGAGCAAAATGGGCTTTAGCATTGACTGGTTTACCGCCGGGCTGGAGGGCAAGAACGCCCTATACAGCGCCCCCTACGACGCCGCAATCCTTGACCTCACCCTGCCCGGCATCGATGGCCTCGATATTCTGCGCGAATGGCGCGACAAAGGCCGCCATGAGCCGGTGCTGATCCTCACCGCCCGCGATGCCCTTAACCAGAGAGTGGAGGGCCTGCGCCTGGGCGCAGATGACTACCTGTGCAAACCTTTCGCCCTGATTGAGGTGGCGGCGCGCCTCGAAGCGTTGATCCGCCGCGCTCACGGCCAGAGCAGCAGCGAGCTGCGCCACGGCAAGGTGAGCCTCGACCCGAACCGCTTAACCGCCAGCCTCGACGGCGAGAGCCTGGTGCTAAAGCCGAAAGAGTTCGCCCTGCTGGAACTGCTGCTGCGAAATGCTGGTCGCGTACTGCCGCGTAAGCTTATCGAAGAAAAGCTCTACACCTGGGACGACGAGGTCTCCAGCAACGCCGTGGAAGTTCACGTCCATCACCTGCGCCGCAAGCTCGGCAGCGACTTTATCCGCACCGTCCACGGCATCGGCTATACCCTGGGTGATGCATGA